From the Ipomoea triloba cultivar NCNSP0323 chromosome 8, ASM357664v1 genome, the window ttttataaaggtttgatttattttattttgcgtCCATATTCATCAATATTTATAGCTATGCTTCCTAAGTGTTTTGTTTATAAGtgtcttgtttatttatttttaaactatcTCTGTTTTAATATCTGCcccattgaaaaaaaaattatgtgttcgCCCTCGATTCAAATGAACATTAATCAATAACAAAGGAAATTATCaaggccaaagaccttgtggtttggtctagtggcacccggtgtcccgatttacactctcacaatgcttcagtaggttgagaaagtagctatgaacagatactctGAGGCTGTTGACTGGGATGTCCCACATTCTCccttaagaaaaataaataaaataagtataacTAACAACTAATGGTATTGAGTTCCACCATAATATAGTTAacactactattattattattattattattattattattattattattattacttttttttttagttcataaTATTCTAAAACCGACGTCTATATGCCATCAAACTTGAAGTAATGTTAGTTGCAAATAGTTGCAATCTCTTAAACTCTCATTTCCTCATCACCTTATGCTAAACTAGTATAACGTACATCTtcaaaaattaaacattatgaGGTATGAAATCAAGATATTCATCAACGATTCTAAAAGTTTGGTTACCAATTGTGcttattctaatatatatatatatattatatatatatatatatatatatatatttatttatttatttatttcaatttgtaATGTGCATTATATTGCTATAGTTAGTtggataataaaaattttatccaagaaaaaaacatttcatttctctatacaaatttttatttccaatcatatatattcaaaataaaagaaaaaaagaaagaagaaaaaaataaaactaaaattagtATGGGTGTACGTTTCTCGTTAAGCCGCCGTTAACGTTGGTGAAGAACCCAACAAGCTCCGGTCGGTAAGGAAGGTAGGATCGCCGTCGCTCTTCGTCCTTCGCCTTACTTCTCAAGTAACGCTCGTGAGCCAACGCCGTTACATtcttattattcttctttttcttctgctgctgctgctgcgcCGCCGTTACGTTGTTAATTTCTCCGCCGTTGACTTTGACTCCGCCGCCGCCGATTTTCTTCTCCGCCGCGTTCAAAAACACAAACGCGTCCCTCCCGTCGCTGTTGCTCCGGTGGGCCAAATCCCTAAATCTCCAAAGCTTCGAAAACCCCGTCGAGTTGCTCTTCTTCGCCGCCGCCGACCACTCGCAGCAAGGCCCGGCGATGGCGTCGTCCCCTGAAGAAGACGCCGCCGCCGTTTCCACTAGATTCTCGTTCCTTGTCGCCGCGTAAACATGTTTGACCGGCGGCCTGTCGGTCAACAGAAGATCTGTGTTAAACAACGGAAAAACCAGACGGGTCTCTTCGGCGGCCATTTCAACCCCGtcgaaaacaaaagaaaagtcATCTTCATCTTCGTCCTCAtaatcattttcttcttcttcttgatcaTCAATCTTcacttcattattattatcgtCGACTTTTTCTTCATCGAAGTTGATCTGATTGGAGAAATCTTGAGCTAGAGAATCCATGGCGGCTTGAGATTTTGGTGTTTTGATAAAACAGTAAAACGTGTTATGTTACGTTGCAGAGTTGAAgatgggaatgggaatgggaTTTGGATTGAAAGAAACGAGGAGAGGGgcaaatgtgtatatatattgcgTGGTTGGCCGTAGGGTCAAACTTTGATTTAGTATGTTATTATTACGTTGTACGCTTAGAAAGTTCGAATATggaatagtatttatttattttgggaaGATTAATGCGTGTCTGCCTTGTTTGGGAAGGAACAAAACGAAATGACACAGAAAATGGAGGAGTTAGAGATTTAGAGAGtttaaaaatagagttaattttttttattttttttttgaaaatctacttttaatttttttaaacattattatttggtcttagtattattgtggcatgacggTTTTTGTTCTTCGtaaacaaaattgtttaaattatgtaaaatataaggacatttaatttttcaattatgattttttagaaaaaatgaaaataaaaaatatagcgagtcaatccactttgtataaaaaacaaaaatatcattgtatttaacgacatttcaacgattttgctGAAAGAAGACAGAAATAGTCATGCCATAATAACATTAAGTAAagtgtaatataaattttttttttaaaaaaaaagaaaaaatagaattaactcgttaaaaataaataaaaaaaaataaaaagaaaagactaGAGGAGAAGAGTAGAATTATCTATTATTTGTCATAGATTAATTTATAGTTCCCACAATCCCACACGTATACATGAGAATAACATGGGCTATATTTATTTTGGTAGAACCAGACAAGATTTGCATAATAAAAGATGCAATAGTTGAATTATGTATAGTTTGTATAGGTTGGGTTTCCAACCGAGAGTCACAGAAATGTCATTAAGCTACAATTTACTTGAATTGGCTAATAGCTAAGGGTTATTTTAGGTATTAAGTAAAGtacaatatctttttttttttatagatctCAGAAAGgaattatattttatctaaaaaatattatgaagTACATATCGTACGTGATACAGTttctcatacaaaatttaattctttattttaaaattataagctTTTACCATTCgattataatattttgagtAAATTAAAGTACTTtgtattttactaaaaaaatgtattttgtatttaccaacgagagtcacacttgtgtgagaccgtttcacggatctttattcgtgagacgggtcgggtcgggtcaacgcaccatgcaaatgtcatacttttatgtgcaaatgttatacttatatgctcaaatataacactaatcaagaatacaatttttgttacttataaaagaaaaagtaatacatttttcataataaataatgttgacaagtgctccttacttataagggcaaatataatacttttgaggaaaaatgtaatacttttaaattgaaatgtaaaagtattgcattttcctttaaaagtattacatttacccttataagtaacaaaaattttattcctgattagtattacatttgagcatataagtatgacatttgtgcatataagtgttacatctgCATCTTGTCCGACCCGACTCGaaccgtctcatggtgagacggtctcacacaagtttttgcctaccAACGAACTACCATGTAATGTGATGGCATCCCTAATTATCATTCCAAATAGGTGGTCATAGGTTCGAACCCCGTGGTGGAGACTTAAATTCTTTAAGTTGAAaatattgagaaagtataaaaacATATATCCTACATTATAACGTTAATGCCAACATAAATTGAACCTAGAATTAGGTGTCTCCGGACTCCCTTCTCCCACCCTATCAtcttatatgtgtgtgtgtttatatatacatatataatattaacttGTATATAAAAtctagagttaatttcattttttgtcctagattcataattgacaatccacttttagtcattttttattataacattctcatttggtcctagtattatcgTGACTTGACCAATTttaattcttcagcaacaaaattgttgaaatattgttaaatataaagacatttcaatcttttttatacaaagtatgttgaatcgctatattttttatgtttatttttttttgaaaacattcataattgaagataaAAATCcttatatttaatgatatttaaactaatttgttgataaaggaccaaaaatggtcatgccacaataatactaggatcaaaagtggatgttctaataataAGGgattaaaagtggattgtcgcctataaatctaggacaaaatatgaaattaactctaaaatctatatttatgtataaagtACTAAATGTTTTGAGTAACTTAGTTGGTTGGAACTCTAAATTTGATGTTAAATAGCCTatgtcacgagtttgaatcttATTAGCAGCACTTGCCTTTaacttttctcttttattttaccTCTTTCATCTTTTCACAAgacaaaataaatgttttttagtctactttatactttatataaactcatttaattaacaaaagaaATGTTATTTTAGTCTACTTTTTATaaaccattttttttagttcactTTTTATAAACCATTTAATTAATGTAGTatacaagtttatattatacttcattgtattcgaattaatttagaaaaacttaaaagttgatctaactaaaattaaaaaatatttatgaatatagtatcttttctattcaaattattttatctaattgattgtattgtgtttcatattttgtcataatatttttataacatttcaaagtattttaaaatttcacattttcatcGTACtcaagtatatattttttactctGCCCCTAACTATTATATAGtctatcaaaataattttttgtaatttataatatattttacatttaaaCTTTATTATGAGTGCTTgatttttatcatttatttcTAACATCATTTAAACTTTATCCCTATTAAGATAGAAGGGTGATTAATTAATGCTAAAAATTATTTGAGACATAAGGAAGTGGGAACGAAAACGTTTGGGCGTGTCAGCCGTTCACGCTGGGAAGGCTtcacaaaattgacttattATATATTGGATCTTGACCATTGACATTCACATGATTCACCACTTCAATTTCCTTTTCCTATTCAGTTGTGCTCGTGCGTGGCAAGCTAAGTATACCCCATCTAGAAGaacacttttattttattattattttttaattttattttaatatgttggTTAGAACTTAGCAGACAAAGAGAAAACGAGATAATCCAAAATTTCACtctcaaaattatattactgtTGTAATTGATTCCTTACCTCGGAGTGCTCCCCGATAAAACGGGTTAGATTAATAGTATAATTAAGAATGACAATGTGCCCCTCCCTGTTTCTAATGGGGacggaaataaaaaaaaaataaaaattcaaggaTCGAAAACGGGAATGGAGAATTTCACAAATTTCTCGTTGGGATGGACCGGCAGAATACCGCTCCCTGCCCTGCCCCGTCcccaaataattatatatatatatatataataccgcTCCCTGCCCTGCTCGTCCccaactaattatatatatatatatatagaggaagggactcatgtacattatattccttaggtgagaaataagatgGAATTATAGCCATAGATCTAATTCAATCTAACGTAAGAAATTGCCTTCCAGATTTTAAAACATGTGCATCATTAAGGGTAGATTTGTAATTACCtcattatttttcatagttacTTGTAGTGCATAATTTTAACTCGTgtagtgcatatttttgtgcctagtagtgcacatttttataccTAACAATGCACGTTTTATGTCTTAGAGTTCATGCTATTAACCATCTAGGATGTTAGTTTTGTGCTCTGTGCATGTTTTTGTGTCATACAGAGCAAAAGTTTGTGCCTACCAGTACACATTCGTATGGTTAATCAAATAGAATTAAACAAAacacactattttttcataagtacttgcagtgcataattttcaaccgtatagtgcaaatatttatgcctagtagtgcacattttctcaactaacaaTGCATGTTGTTCAGTCGTAGAGTTCAGGCTATCATCCATCTTTTAGGTTAGTTTTTTGCTTtgtagtgcatgtttttgtgccatacagagcaaaagtttgtgcctaccagtgcatattcttatggttaatcaaataaaaatgcacaaattacactattttttcataaatacttgcagtgcataattttcacgGAATAGTGGAAATatttgtgcctagtagtgcacatattttcacaaCTAACAGTGCACGTTGTTCTGTCGTAGAGTTCAGGATATCATCCATCTTTTAGGTTAGTTTTATGCtctgtagtgcatgtttttgtgcCATAGAGAGCAAAAATTTGTGCCTatcagtgcacattgttgtggctaatcaaataaaattgctCAAAACACACTATTTTTTTCATAGATACTTGCAGTGCATATTTTTCAACCATATAGTACAAatttttgtgcctagtagtgcacattttctcaactaacagtACACATTGTTTAGTAGTAGAGTTTGGGCTATCATCCATCTTTTAGCTTAGTCTTATGCtctgtagtgcatgttttttgtgccatacagagcaaaagtttgtgcctaccagtgcacattcttgtggctaatcaaataaaattgctcaaaacacactattttttcataaatacttgcagtgcatatttttcaaccatatagtgcaaatttttgtgcctagtagtgcacattttctcaactGACAGTGCACGTTGTTCAGTCGTAGAATTCATCGACTTTACTTCGTCTTCTTCGCTGGAGAGTAGCTTGTTCAAGACGAAACACAAAAATGATAGACACTGTCAAAGCTTTGCCGTATCGTAGTCTTCGTTGAATTCGCCTGAAATTTGCTCGCTGAATTCATTGTCTTCGTCGCCTTCATCGAGTTCACTTCGCCTTCTTCGCCGGAGCGTATCTTGATCAAGATGTAACAGAGATATCTTCGCTGTAAATCTGTAGTGGATAAACTGGAGAAGCGGAAAAGATGGGTGAAAAATGCTAATAACAACTGTACCCTCAAACTTTAATCAACCTTACGTTCAATTAGTGCGAGAATTTAAAAATGCAATGGCTGAGATCATCTATCAAAATTAAATCCAATGGCCTATatttcatcctatttctcacctaaggaaCTAATTTCACATgatcccttatatatatatatagagtcatttctatttttggtcttactgttattggggcgccattgccaattttagtccacttcattaatttttgtcacattgcggccagtcttatttagccATTGCTGCTTTTAGtctactattaaaattttcgtcaaataaccatccaaaacaggggtattttcatattttcatgGTTTGATCATCTTGTTTACCCTTTGTAGAggttttccttacagattttcatccaatgaagaggtctggCAAAacccatggctttgtaatgtggctcacatggctttcgccgaacctcttcaatggatgaaactgtgaaaggaaaaccactgcaaagggttaaggagatgaccaaagcatgaaaatacaaaaaataccCCCATTTTGGACgtcaatttgacgaaaattttaacggtggactaaaagtggcaatgactaaataagattggtcacaatgtggcaaaaattaatgaaattgactaaaattggcaatgctccaataatagtaggaccaaaaatgaaaatgactctctctctctctctctctctctctatatatatatatatatatatatatatatatatatatatatatatatatatatattattttaaaatttgaaactagaatttatattttaaaaattttttattattaaaatttacatttatttaacattttgactCCTAGTTGACAGGGAATGGGGAATTCCTGTCCCCCGCCTAATTCTCCATAGGGATAGGGAATATTTTCAATTCCTTGTCTAGGACGGGGACGGGGTCACGaggacggggagtatactccccacCCCCGCCCCGGtccgttgccatccctaagtATAATGTAAGTTGAAAAGTAGAGAGATAAGGTGTAAAATCACATAATGTccacaattaataatatttataacacccTATTTTGGACATTATCTTACCATAATTATGTCTCATTAAAAACTCGCTAGAAAATTCTGTGGAAAAAATCTAGACGAAAAAAATTACAAGATATATGAGTAATTCAAATGTTGTTTCTGTTGcatcgttaaaaaccttaccaTAAGAAAATTCTATGACAAaaaagttttttatttaaagagaaaaagagtacaaccctATATACCTTCGGGGCATAATCTTCATGATTTTgtaaagaattttatttatttattttaaagtcctatacaaacaaaaataaggggggtgtattcaatcacgactttcatgaacttttaaatacttttatcaactttaaaagtttggtggtattcaatttagacttttataaactctttaaaagtctacctgtattcaattcaaacttttcaaaactctttaaaagtatacatgtattcgattcagacttttatagagttattaatagtctactggtattcaaaaacttactgactttcacaaactctgtcagaataggatttctatagactttctcttcattaatataaatagatgaaatccaaccctccaaccccaaacttttaatataaatagatgaaatccaaccctccaaccccaaacttttcaaataaatagatgaaatccaaccctccaaccccaaacttttcaacattctctacaaaatccaaccctccaaccccaaacttttcaacattctctacaaactttttttcctctatctaaactaagcaaatttttcatcaattttacggtacgtttcaaatctttcataaatactttttttttcttttttaatgttcAAGCAAATTTTTTGTTGCCATCGCAACAAAATAATTGCTACGATCGCAGCAAGAATCTGCTGCTGTTCGCAGCAGATTTATGCGAACAACAGTAAGATAGCAAAAATATTTGCTGCAACCAGCAGCAAGTTGCCGCTGGTAGcatcaaattttttaatttataatttttaaattttatttaattaatatgtttataattttatataattgtatgtttattaattattaatttatatatatataaacattttgataattatattactcagcattagttgtttcattagttcaagaaatatttttattggttatatttataaaaattgattatattttctttatgaataatatactctatttttgtgacatcagtatttttttttttttttacaatgcactaatttatagataatatattaatagaagttatggaatgtttgtgagggtgtattcaatttagagttttaatgacttttgtaaactttttaatatgaaaaaggttttaaaagtttataaatgtttgttctatggatatttataaactcttacaaagtttataaaagtttaaaaaattctaggaaagtttacaaaaactctacaaaagtcaattaaaatccatcactttaaaagtatttaaaagttcatgaaagtcgtgattgaatacacccccaaagtttaatttatattgataaaaaatttaaacggaGTAATAACGAttaccattttaaaatttcattttattcgCAAATTGTTATGAAGATTTAGTCATGTGGCCATTATCATTAGTAGTTAGTTAGTTTCCTACATTGTAGGAAAGTATATACTTTGTATCCTGTAACAGTTAATGCAGATGAATGAGTATTTTCTCCCCGTAACCTTTCTTGTGCACTCTTCTCTCTCTATCTGTATTCTAGTACAATCACGTAATACACATTACAAGCGACGATCACCGAAGATTTACAACTTAAGAAAGCTTTTACgcacaacacgttatcagcacgacgCTCTCAGTCAATCCTCGGTGAACGGTACGATTACCTTGAACCCCGATTTCTTCCCCCCCTACTCAATGTGAAACTATGTGCTATGCATGAGTATATTCTAGGAATATATAATGTtctgttttatacttttatggCATTGCAATTATATGGCTGTTTATACAGTACCTTATAcatgattaattaatatatgcCCTTGGATTGTCCGATCCGATTATATACTGTGATATACTATGATGTGCCGTTGGATTTGTTCGACCTGATCGTTGCCTATACATTATCCGATCGTTGGCTTCATTACCTTGGTGAACAATCTCGGTGAACGACGGAGGAAACTATCGATTGCGTCCGAGACGTTTGGGTAGCGGCGAAGGAAGTTTTGTCATCTAGTCATTGCATGGCCGATCGGAGGGCTTAGATGGTGTTGGGGTTTTCCGAAGAACATCCCTAGTTGATCAGATTGTCGATAGGAGCTCTCCGAATTTTCCGAAGTCCGTTGCGCAACCGGCGATTCTCTAAGCGATTTTCCATCTCTACGACTGGTTTTTGTTGCAGGCGGCGATCAAGGGTGATCGCAGTCCGGCGGCGGTGTGTCCATCTCTGCAACAAATTAATCGTTCAGGTAGTGTGCGTTTGCGATGGAGCTTAATCACTGCGGCGATTGCGACGGCGTCTTCGTTTTTCTTAAAACAGAACGGCGACACCTGCTTCGCTTTGGCCCATCTTCTCCCTGCTTTGATCATTTTAACCTTTGGTGGATACTGATAGGTGACATGCACTAATGACACGTATAATATGCCTAATATAATCATTTATATTGTATATCTATATTCTGGTCAGGAAAATTATGTGGTTAATTGGGCATGAAAAGCTTTGATGATAATATttgtttgagttaattccacttttggtcctagacttatggGGCGTTtaacacttttagtcctccataataaAAATAGTCAGATTCTAGCCACGCTTTTTGGACGTCGGacacttttggtcctccgtcaggTGTGCTGTCTGTTGGCCGTGAAGTGGATGGGCAATTTCGTCTTTTCACGTGGTCTTCTTCCAATCCCTCTTTTATTCGTCCATTGCAGTGTGTTTCAACGAGAACAGAGCTTGAGACCCTAAGGGAGAGTGCTGCAACTGTACTTCTCAGAAACGTCTTCAACAACGAAATGGCAGGATCTAAGGTAGAGAGCTGCAACTGTTTGAGTTCTTCAACAACGAGAAATATGTACATGTATGGGGAATGGATTTCGATCGAAGTATGTGAATGTGGTGAAGAACTGATTTTGAGAACTTCATGGACAAATGATAACCCGAGTAGGAGGTATTGGGAATGCTCGAGATGTAAGGTTAGTATGAATTTTTATGGTTTTTGCAATGAGggttaatttaaatattgatttgCATAAtcgaaatgaattttttttttcaaatttgcaaATTTCAGGCTGGATCACGCACAAGATTTGTGAAGTGGCATGATCCTCCAATGTGCCCTAGATCAAAGAGGATTATACCTGGGTTATTGAAGAGAATtaacaaaaatgaagaagagattgcaatgttaaaattcaaacttAGAAGTGTATCGAGTGGGGAAGTTGGTGAAATCAAAGATATGCAAGGTAGGAGCAAAAAATGTAGATACATGATGTTGGTTATTGTTGGTGGCTTGTTTGTACTCTTAATTGCTTATTTTACAAGTGTTTTAGCAAACAATGAGAGCCCAAGTAGTGTTATGGCCATAGGCAATTGACGGTGTGTATTTTGGTAGTGTTTGTAAGGTGCCTATTGTTTGTAAGGCATTTGGTATTTTGGTTGGCTTTGTAATGTTGTTTGACTATGTTTTGTAAGCCATTTGGCAGTGCTAATGCAATGGTAATATTGGTTTGAATTGTCAGTGTTAATGCAATGTAATAGTAATATTACCTTTTATTGGCAGTGCTAATGCAATGGTAATATTGGTTTGAATTGTCAGTGTTAATGCAATGTAATAGTAGTATTACCTTTTATTGGCAGTGTCATGCTACTAGTATTGGTTTGAATTGGTAGTGTCATGCCAATAAAAGAggccaaacaaacaaacacacagAGCTGTTCACCAAGATAATAAGTCATTCTAATAAAGCCATTTGTACAATGGTTTGCTACCATAACAGTTTGCTCACAATTGTCTACCATAACATTTTTGTAGCAACAAAACAACATAGACAATGTCATGCTAATAAAACAGATCCTGAAAGTAGCAAAATAAGTAACCATAGTGTCAAACTAAAAAACCATAGTGTTGTAGGATACTAAGTAACCAAAAAAGGCATCCTGAAAGTAGCAAAATAACATTCCAGACTTGTGGCAAAATAAAACCATCCTTTAATTGTTCAATCAATGGTTAGAGGCTTGTCAGGTGTGTTGGTGAACATGGACTTCAGAGTTGTTTTGGATCTTGTCAACCTCACAGTAGCAGTACTGTTTTGCTTGTTCTTTGATTTTATGGGTAATTTAGACCTTCTGGGAGGAGGTTCACTTTCAGCTTGAGTGTTGTAGGGTGCCTGAGCAATGTTTTCTAGCTGACTGTTGGCAAATACACCTTCAGGCTGAGTGATAGAGATTTCTTCAGGTTGAGTGCC encodes:
- the LOC116027017 gene encoding protein SDA1 homolog, which translates into the protein MDSLAQDFSNQINFDEEKVDDNNNEVKIDDQEEEENDYEDEDEDDFSFVFDGVEMAAEETRLVFPLFNTDLLLTDRPPVKHVYAATRNENLVETAAASSSGDDAIAGPCCEWSAAAKKSNSTGFSKLWRFRDLAHRSNSDGRDAFVFLNAAEKKIGGGGVKVNGGEINNVTAAQQQQQKKKKNNKNVTALAHERYLRSKAKDEERRRSYLPYRPELVGFFTNVNGGLTRNVHPY